One genomic window of Nicotiana sylvestris chromosome 10, ASM39365v2, whole genome shotgun sequence includes the following:
- the LOC138879674 gene encoding uncharacterized protein, with protein MERSKVARKEAKLAVTEAKTAAYGRMYEELVEKGGDKKLFRLAKLIERKARDLDQVRYIKDDDGRVLIDDSHIKRRWQTYFQKLFNEVEDRDNVLGELEHSESHSNSGYCRHIDLEEVLGAMRRSTIEAIHLVKRLVEQYRERKKDLHMVFIDLEKAYDKVPREVLWRCLEAKDVLVPYIMEIKDMYDGEKTRVRTVGGNYEAFQIVMGLHQGSALSSFLFALVMDTLTYHVQGDVP; from the exons ATGGAGAGGtctaaggtagctaggaaggaagcgAAGCTGGCGGTCACAGAGGCTAAGACTGCGGCTTATGGTCGTATGTACGAGGAACTAGTGGAAAAAGGCGGGGATAAGAAGTTATTTAGGCTGGCTAAGCTGATAGAGAGGAAAGCTCGAGATTTAGACCAAGTGAGATACATCAAGGACGACGATGGCAGAGTATTGATAGATGATTCCCAtattaagaggagatggcagactTACTTTCAAAAACTTTTTAATGAAGTAGAGGATCGGGATAATGTGCTAGGTGAATTGGAGCATTCCGAGAGTCACAGTAACTCTGGGTACTGCAGGCACATCGATCTTGAGGAGGTCTTGGGAGCTAtga GGCGTTCTACTATagaagctatacaccttgttaAGAGGTTGGTTGAACAGTACAGAGAAAGGAAGAAAGACctacacatggtgtttattgacctagagaaagcgtatgacaaagttcctagagaagttctctggagatgcttggaggcaaaAGACGTGTTGGTTCCCTACATTATGgagattaaggacatgtatgatggggaaaagactcgggttaggacagtaggaggcaaCTATGAGGCTTTTCAGATTGTTATGGGGCTACACCAAGGTTCTGCGCTCAGTTCGTTCTTATTCGCCCTGGTGATGGACACGTTAACATACCATGTTCAAGGGGATGTGCCATAG